A region of Nocardioides sp. JS614 DNA encodes the following proteins:
- a CDS encoding class I SAM-dependent methyltransferase: MLMNRTETLMVDNPARRALQRWYEAPTLRRLGGPLPAGSRVLEIGCGPGYGTSLIIDYFGAGHVDAVDLDPRMIGKARRRLRHHSDRVRLAVGDATDLHAALGVGEEAYDAAFDFAIVHHIEDWRAALAEITRVLRPGGVFYFEEVTAHALARPSYRALFDHPERDRFTAEEFLYELPRHGLRPLGTVIRIRGDYLPGDARRS; encoded by the coding sequence ATGTTGATGAACCGGACCGAGACGTTGATGGTCGACAACCCGGCCCGCCGGGCGCTTCAACGCTGGTACGAGGCGCCCACCCTGAGGCGGCTCGGCGGCCCGCTGCCGGCCGGCTCCCGGGTGCTGGAGATCGGCTGCGGGCCCGGCTATGGCACGTCACTGATCATCGACTACTTCGGCGCCGGGCACGTCGACGCGGTGGACCTCGACCCGCGGATGATCGGCAAGGCCCGGCGGCGCCTGCGCCACCACAGCGACCGGGTGCGGCTGGCAGTCGGCGATGCCACCGACTTGCATGCCGCACTGGGTGTGGGCGAGGAGGCGTACGACGCCGCGTTCGACTTCGCGATCGTCCACCACATCGAGGACTGGCGCGCGGCGCTGGCCGAGATCACCCGGGTGTTGCGCCCGGGCGGGGTCTTCTACTTCGAGGAGGTCACCGCCCACGCCTTGGCCCGACCCAGCTACCGGGCCCTGTTCGACCACCCCGAGCGCGACCGATTCACCGCCGAGGAGTTCCTCTACGAATTGCCCCGCCACGGCCTGCGGCCCCTCGGCACGGTCATCAGAATCCGCGGCGACTACCTGCCCGGCGACGCCCGGCGCAGCTGA